AAATCACTAAATACAAGATGGCTACCTTATATATAAACAGATTGCTGATATTGTGTTGGAGTAATGCCTTTAATTTTTTTAAACTTTTTATTGAAATTTGATATGGAATTAAATCCGGACCTATCTGAAACTAGATTAATATTTAGTTCTTTTTTAAAATTTAGCAATTGGCAGGCATGTTCAATTCGTAATTCTATTAAAAATTCAAAGAAAGTTTTATTGGTACGTTCTTTAAAAAAACGACAAAATGCATTTGGCGTCATAAAGGCCATTTTAGCAACTTCAGCCAAGGCAATTGGGTTTTGAAAGTTTTTAAAAACATAATCGAACACTATTTGTAAACGCTCGCCCTCGTTAGTGCTTAAGGTTTTGTTATAAATAAATTTACTTAATGGCTCTGTAGTTTCTAGGCTTATGTGTTCTATCAATTTTAAAAATGATATAAAACGAGCTAATTTTTGCTCAGAAGAAATTTTAATCAACTGTTCGCAAATATTTTTAGTGTTAGAAATTACTTTAAAACCTGCGATAGATTTTCTAAAGAATATATCTAATTCATTAAAATAAGGCAATTTAAAAAAATCTTCTCCAAAGGTTTTAGCTGTAAAGAAAACAGTAACCATGTGTGCATCGGTCTCACCTTGTATACTTTTAAAAATATGTGGCAGGTTACTTCCAATAACAAAAAGATCCCCTGTCGAAAACTGATGAATACTATCACCTACCAACAATTTTCCCGTACCATTTAGGATACAACTTATTTGAATTTCCTCATGCTGATGTAACCTATTATAGAAAATAGGTTCTTTATCGATTTGAACAATCAAGTGTTCATCTATGGGTTTTGGAATTTTAAATGGATACACTTTCATTGCATCTAATTTATCGATTTTTACAATGTAAATTTATAAACTAGGGTAAAATAGTCTCAATAGTGGTTAATATCTACACATATTTTTCTTCATGCTTCTAGTAATTTTGAGCATCACTAAAATTTTATAAAATGAGTATTTCATGGACAGGCGTTATGCCAGCAGTTACTACAAAATTTACCGCTAAGGATGAACTGGATCTAGATATGTTCGCCGTTAATATAAAAGCACAAATAAATGCAGGTGTAAGCGGTATAATACTTGGCGGAACCTTAGGAGAGGCCAGTACCTTAACTTATGACGAAAAGAAAATTTTAATGAAGGAGACGGTAAAGCTTGTCGAGGGCAAAGTACCTGTTATTATTAATATTGCCGAGCAAACTACTAAAGGTGCCATACATGCTGCAGAGGTTGCGCAAGAATGTGGAGCAGCAGGTTTAATGATGTTACCTCCTATGCGTTACAAAGCTAATGATCACGAAACAGTAACTTATTTTAAAGAAACCGCCAAGAGTACAACGTTACCTATAATGATTTATAATAACCCTATAGATTATGGTATAATGGTAACTTTAGATATGTTTGATGACCTTATGAGTTGTGATAATATACAGGCAGTTAAAGAGTCTACCAGAGATATTTCAAACATTACACGTATTAAATCAAGATTTGGAGATAGGTTAAAAGTTTTAACAGGAGTTGATACCTTAGGTTTAGAAAGTACGTTAATGGGAGCCGACGGTTGGGTGGCTGGTTTAGTTTGTGCTTTTCCTGCAGAAACTTGTGCTGTTTTTGAATTAGCAAGAGCAGGAAGGATAAAAGAAGCTTTAGAAATTTATCGATGGTTTTTACCATTGTTAGAGCTAGATATTAGCCCGCAATTGGTACAGAATATTAAAATGGCCGAAGTAGCTACAGGAATTGGTACGGAGTACGTAAGAGCGCCCAGATTACCATTAATAGGAGCTGAACGTGAGCGCGTAGCCGCAGTAATTAAAAAAGGAATGGCTACAAGACCAAAGTTGCCTAATTACAAAGGAATTAATTAGGAGTGAAATAATAATGAACCTAATGAATTATGATATTGATAATAGTATTAGGTTAATGTCGTAATAAGAAATTATTACCAGTACTTTCTTTATTTTTGAGTGTACACTAAACAAATAAAATGATAAGCGGTAAAAATACAATTGGTAATAAATTATCAAAACAGGGCGATATAACTTTTAAGACGTTTAACCCTAAAGAAAATAAACCAACCGAATGGACTTTTTATGAAGCATCCTCTGCTGAAATAAATGAAGCAGTGGAATTGGCAACATCAGCGTTTAAAATTTATAAAAATGTAACTGGCATAAAAAAAGCCGAATTTTTAGAAGCAATAGCCACTGAAATCGAAACTTTAGGCGAGGAGTTGATATTAATCTATTGTAAAGAGTCGGGATTACCAGAGGGTAGGGCTCGTGGTGAACGTGGACGTACTATGGGACAATTACGTGCATTTGCCGCTTTGTTAAAAGACGGTTCGTGGGTAGAAGCGGTCATTGAAAAAGCACAACCAAACAGGGATCCAATGCCTAAATCAGATATTAGAAAAATGTTATTTCCGATAGGTCCTGTTGTAGTCTTTGGTGCTAGTAATTTTCCATTGGCATTTAGTACAGCAGGTGGTGATACCGCAAGTGCACTAGCTGCCGGCTGCCCGGTTATTGTAAAAAGTCACCCAATGCACGCTGCTACAGGTGAATTAGTTTCTTCGGCAGTTATAAAAGCTGCTGAAAAAACGGGTATGCCTAATGGTGTGTTTTCAAACTTAAATAGCAGTGGTATAACTGTTGGGCAACAACTCGTAAAGCACCCAAAAGTAAAAGCTGTTGGGTTTACAGGTAGTATTGCCGGTGGTACCGCATTGTATAAACTAGCAAATGAACGAGTAGAACCTATTCCTGTTTTTGCAGAAATGGGTAGTATAAATCCCATTGTTGTGCTTCCTTCGGCTCTGGAAAAAGAGAGAGATGAATGGGCGGCTAAATACGCTTCATCTATTACTATGGGTGCTGGACAATTTTGTACCAACCCTGGCTTGGTGTTAGGGGTGAAAAGTAAAAATTTAGATGACTTTATAACTACACTATCGGCTGAAATTTTAAAGCTTGAACCTACTTGCATGTTGCATCCAAATATTTATGCCAAGTATAATGAAGGTAAAAAAGAATTGTCGGGACAAAATGGTGTTACGGTAACTGCAGATTATGAAAAAGATGTTGGTGCTAATGAAGCAAAACAAACTATATTAAATGTAAGCGGAGCTGATTTTTTAGCAAACACTAAACTTCATACAGAAGTATTTGGGCCTTTCTCAGTTGTTGTTAGTTGTAAAAATACGACGGAAATAGAGACTATATTAAATCACTTAGAAGGTCAATTAACGGGTACTGTTCTCGGTTCTGAAGACGACTTGGCAGCACATTCAAATGTTGTAGATGCTTTGCAAAGTAGAGTAGGGAGAATTTTGTTCAATGGTGTTCCAACAGGTGTAGAAGTAAATTCATCTATGGTTCATGGTGGCCCCTTTCCGGCATCAACTGATTCCCGATTTACTTCTGTAGGTACATCAGCAATAAAAAGATGGGTGCGCCCAGTTTCTTTCCAAGACTGGCCAAATAAATTATTGCCACAAGCCTTGCAAAATGAAAACCCTCTTGGTATTGTTAGATTGGAAGAAGGAAGTTATACGAACTAAAAATAGACCTTATGAATAGCTTGCGTAATAGAATTAAGAGTGCTCTAACACTATTGAATTTTTGGTTTCTATTATTTTTAGTTACTACCCAAGCGCAACAAGCTGAATTTTCGATTACTTCAATATTATCTGAAATTGAAGCCTATAAACCTTATAACAGAAACGAATATCCTTTAGGGTTATATAAAGAAACAATAGAAAAGAAAAATGCTGAATTTGCTGAAAAGCAACTCGCTTTATTAAACGATTTAAATAAAACAGACTTAACAGAAACAGAGTTAATTTCGTGTGAACTGTTAAGATTTAAACTTCAAAATGAAGTTGATGAGTTTCGCTATAAAATGTACTTGAATCCCATACAAGCGGATCAGGGTTTTCATTTAAATTTAAATTATAGGGTAAAACCAATTTTATCATACGACGATGCCAAGCAATATCTAAATATGTTAAACGCTATTCCAGACTATGTAGATCAACACTTGGTTTTAATAAAAAAAGGAATAGACGAAGGTCTTTCACAACCTAAAGTTATTTTTAACGGATACGAGTCTACCTATGATACACATATAGTAAGCGATTATTCATTAAGTAGTTTTTATGGACCTCTAAAAGAACTGCCAATAAGTTTAAATACAGCACAAAGGGATTCTATTACATTAGCTGGTCAGCAAATAATAATGGATAAGGTGGTACCGGCTTTTAAAAAAATAAAAACTTTTTTTGAAACAGATTACATCCCAAATACAAGAACATCGATAGGGGTATCCGACACCCCTAAAGGTTTAGATTTTTATCAGAATAGAATTAATTACTATACTACGACTACAGAATATTCTGCCGATGATATTCATAATATAGGACTTTCTGAAGTTTCTCGTATTAAAGCTGAAATGAATGCAATAATCGATGAGGTAAATTTTAAGGGAACTTTTTCTGAGTTTTTGAGCTTTCTTAGAACTGATCCTCAGTTTTATGCAAAAACTGGTGATGAACTTTTAATGCAGGCTCGAGATATTGCCAAACGAATAGATGCAGAATTACCGAAGTTTTTTAAAACCTTACCACGCAGACCATATGGTGTAATAAAGGTGCCAGATGCAATTGCGCCTAAGTACACTGCAGGCAGGTATTCTGGTCCGTCCTCAGATACGCAACCAGGTTTTTATTTGGTAAATACCTACAAATTAGAAAGTAGGTCGCTTTATACATTACCTTCTTTAACGGCTCATGAAGCAGTACCTGGGCATCATTTACAAGGGAGTTTAAATAAGGAACTTGGTGATAGTATACCAAATTTTAGAAGAAATATGTACTTATCTGCTTATGGCGAAGGATGGGCACTATATACTGAGTTTTTAGGTAATGAATTAGGAATCTATAGAACACCTTACGAGCATTTTGGAAAGTTAACGTATGAAATGTGGCGTGCTTGTAGGTTAGTTGTGGATACTGGTATACATGCAAAAGGTTGGAGTAGAGAAGAGGTGGTTGCCTACATGACAGAAAACACGGCGTTATCTATCCATGAAATTAATACAGAAACAGACCGGTATATCTCGTGGCCGGGACAAGCAATTTCTTATAAAATAGGGGAGATTAAAATTAGGGAGTTACGAAAAAGGGCAGAAGAAGCTTTGGGAAATAAATTTAATATTCGTGATTTTCATGAAATTATTCTTGAGCAAGGTACAGTAACCTTACCTATATTAGAACGTAGAATAAACGCATATATCAACCATACTAAATAATTATTCTATGGCCAGTTCTACATTTGTTTGTATCGATGCCCATACATGCGGCAATCCGGTTCGGGTAATAAAACATGGAGGTCCAGATTTAGTTGGCACCACTATGAGTGAAAAGCGACAACATTTTTTAAAGGAGTTTGATTGGATTCGTAAGGGGTTAATGTTTGAGCCACGTGGTCATGATATGATGAGTGGTAGTATATTTTACCCGCCTAGTAATCCAGATAATGATTTCGGTATTTTATTTATAGAAACTAGTGGTTGCTTACCCATGTGTGGACACGGAACTATTGGGGCGATAACAATTGGCATAGAAGAAGGACTAATTGTACCTAAAATACCGGGAGAGGTACGTATGGAAACTCCGGCAGGCTTAGTTAAAATTAAATATCAACAAACGGGGAATAAGGTAGATTGGGTACAATTGACGAATGTGAAATCGTATTTGGCGGCTACTGATTTAACTATAGAATCATCTGACTTGGGTGAGCTAACTTTCGATGTATCTTACGGCGGTAATTATTATGCTATAATTGACCCACAGGTAAATTTTACGGGAATTCAAGATTTTTCTGCTAGTAAGCTCATTCAATTTAGCCAAGAATTACGGGAGAAAATAAATGTTAAGTATTCTAATAAATTTATACACCCAGAAGATTCTAGCATTAAAAATGTGAGTCATATTTTATGGACTGGCACTACAATTTCAGCGAAAGCTACCGCAAGAAATGCTGTCTTTTATGGTGATAAAGCAATTGATCGTTCGCCATGTGGTACAGGGACATCTGCAAGAATGGCCCAATGGCATGCAAAAGGGCTGTTAGGAAAAGGAGTAGATTTTATTCATGAGAGCTATATAGGTTCGCAATTTATTGGCCGTGTGGAAGAAGAAACAACTTTAAAAGGTAAACCTGCAATAATCCCTAGTATAACAGGCTGGGCAAA
The genomic region above belongs to Maribacter hydrothermalis and contains:
- a CDS encoding DUF885 domain-containing protein, which gives rise to MNSLRNRIKSALTLLNFWFLLFLVTTQAQQAEFSITSILSEIEAYKPYNRNEYPLGLYKETIEKKNAEFAEKQLALLNDLNKTDLTETELISCELLRFKLQNEVDEFRYKMYLNPIQADQGFHLNLNYRVKPILSYDDAKQYLNMLNAIPDYVDQHLVLIKKGIDEGLSQPKVIFNGYESTYDTHIVSDYSLSSFYGPLKELPISLNTAQRDSITLAGQQIIMDKVVPAFKKIKTFFETDYIPNTRTSIGVSDTPKGLDFYQNRINYYTTTTEYSADDIHNIGLSEVSRIKAEMNAIIDEVNFKGTFSEFLSFLRTDPQFYAKTGDELLMQARDIAKRIDAELPKFFKTLPRRPYGVIKVPDAIAPKYTAGRYSGPSSDTQPGFYLVNTYKLESRSLYTLPSLTAHEAVPGHHLQGSLNKELGDSIPNFRRNMYLSAYGEGWALYTEFLGNELGIYRTPYEHFGKLTYEMWRACRLVVDTGIHAKGWSREEVVAYMTENTALSIHEINTETDRYISWPGQAISYKIGEIKIRELRKRAEEALGNKFNIRDFHEIILEQGTVTLPILERRINAYINHTK
- a CDS encoding aldehyde dehydrogenase (NADP(+)) translates to MISGKNTIGNKLSKQGDITFKTFNPKENKPTEWTFYEASSAEINEAVELATSAFKIYKNVTGIKKAEFLEAIATEIETLGEELILIYCKESGLPEGRARGERGRTMGQLRAFAALLKDGSWVEAVIEKAQPNRDPMPKSDIRKMLFPIGPVVVFGASNFPLAFSTAGGDTASALAAGCPVIVKSHPMHAATGELVSSAVIKAAEKTGMPNGVFSNLNSSGITVGQQLVKHPKVKAVGFTGSIAGGTALYKLANERVEPIPVFAEMGSINPIVVLPSALEKERDEWAAKYASSITMGAGQFCTNPGLVLGVKSKNLDDFITTLSAEILKLEPTCMLHPNIYAKYNEGKKELSGQNGVTVTADYEKDVGANEAKQTILNVSGADFLANTKLHTEVFGPFSVVVSCKNTTEIETILNHLEGQLTGTVLGSEDDLAAHSNVVDALQSRVGRILFNGVPTGVEVNSSMVHGGPFPASTDSRFTSVGTSAIKRWVRPVSFQDWPNKLLPQALQNENPLGIVRLEEGSYTN
- a CDS encoding dihydrodipicolinate synthase family protein: MSISWTGVMPAVTTKFTAKDELDLDMFAVNIKAQINAGVSGIILGGTLGEASTLTYDEKKILMKETVKLVEGKVPVIINIAEQTTKGAIHAAEVAQECGAAGLMMLPPMRYKANDHETVTYFKETAKSTTLPIMIYNNPIDYGIMVTLDMFDDLMSCDNIQAVKESTRDISNITRIKSRFGDRLKVLTGVDTLGLESTLMGADGWVAGLVCAFPAETCAVFELARAGRIKEALEIYRWFLPLLELDISPQLVQNIKMAEVATGIGTEYVRAPRLPLIGAERERVAAVIKKGMATRPKLPNYKGIN
- a CDS encoding AraC family transcriptional regulator is translated as MKVYPFKIPKPIDEHLIVQIDKEPIFYNRLHQHEEIQISCILNGTGKLLVGDSIHQFSTGDLFVIGSNLPHIFKSIQGETDAHMVTVFFTAKTFGEDFFKLPYFNELDIFFRKSIAGFKVISNTKNICEQLIKISSEQKLARFISFLKLIEHISLETTEPLSKFIYNKTLSTNEGERLQIVFDYVFKNFQNPIALAEVAKMAFMTPNAFCRFFKERTNKTFFEFLIELRIEHACQLLNFKKELNINLVSDRSGFNSISNFNKKFKKIKGITPTQYQQSVYI
- a CDS encoding 4-hydroxyproline epimerase, coding for MASSTFVCIDAHTCGNPVRVIKHGGPDLVGTTMSEKRQHFLKEFDWIRKGLMFEPRGHDMMSGSIFYPPSNPDNDFGILFIETSGCLPMCGHGTIGAITIGIEEGLIVPKIPGEVRMETPAGLVKIKYQQTGNKVDWVQLTNVKSYLAATDLTIESSDLGELTFDVSYGGNYYAIIDPQVNFTGIQDFSASKLIQFSQELREKINVKYSNKFIHPEDSSIKNVSHILWTGTTISAKATARNAVFYGDKAIDRSPCGTGTSARMAQWHAKGLLGKGVDFIHESYIGSQFIGRVEEETTLKGKPAIIPSITGWAKIYGQNTISIDDDDPYAYGFQVI